The following proteins are encoded in a genomic region of Dokdonia donghaensis DSW-1:
- a CDS encoding metallophosphoesterase family protein, with translation MKTKQRLDRAYKQARRISFSNEDKLVFFSDCHRGDKSFADDFARNENIYYHALKHYYNEGFTYCELGDGDELWENTSFESILRAHKNVYRLLQKFHFENRLHLIWGNHDMVYRDKNYVKKHLSTYFDPKDGREEVLFKDLEYHEAIVLQHKEIHQELFLCHGHQADWMNYHGWRFNRFLVRVLWKPLQIFGISDPTSPAKNYKELIKVERRIKKWIIENNNLLTIVGHTHRPRFPEPGDIAFFNDGSCVHPRSITGLEIENGAISLIKWHIATSESGTLQVVRELLEGPTALHAYQA, from the coding sequence GTGAAAACAAAACAACGTCTAGATAGAGCTTACAAACAAGCGAGAAGAATTTCATTCTCTAATGAAGATAAGCTTGTATTCTTTTCTGACTGTCATCGTGGTGACAAAAGCTTTGCAGATGACTTTGCCCGTAATGAAAACATTTATTACCACGCACTTAAGCATTACTATAATGAGGGGTTTACCTATTGTGAACTAGGTGATGGAGATGAACTGTGGGAGAACACCTCTTTTGAAAGTATTTTAAGGGCTCATAAAAATGTATATCGCCTTCTACAAAAGTTCCATTTTGAAAATAGGCTTCATTTAATATGGGGTAATCACGATATGGTATACAGGGATAAAAATTACGTAAAAAAGCATCTAAGCACGTATTTTGACCCTAAAGACGGTCGTGAAGAGGTGCTGTTTAAGGATCTTGAATATCACGAGGCCATTGTATTACAACATAAAGAAATTCACCAAGAGTTGTTTTTATGTCACGGGCATCAAGCAGACTGGATGAATTATCACGGCTGGCGCTTTAATAGATTTCTGGTGCGTGTGCTTTGGAAGCCATTACAAATCTTTGGTATTTCTGACCCCACAAGTCCGGCAAAAAATTATAAGGAACTTATTAAAGTAGAGCGCCGTATAAAAAAATGGATCATAGAAAATAATAACCTTCTCACCATTGTAGGTCATACGCATAGACCACGTTTTCCTGAGCCTGGCGACATTGCATTTTTTAACGACGGGAGCTGTGTACACCCTAGAAGTATTACCGGTTTAGAAATTGAGAATGGTGCAATATCACTTATTAAGTGGCACATAGCGACCTCAGAGAGTGGTACTTTACAAGTAGTAAGGGAGCTACTAGAAGGTCCTACCGCACTACACGCCTATCAGGCATAA
- a CDS encoding sensor histidine kinase has translation MASDVKQPYSFALITAAYITVLFALLILALEFIQDSEPVWWLVFLGILVCYVLSFLLIHFRTQLFIFKKVREIYDNVKLLEDVSLTADNITTDMASLSEEVERYAKSKKIEIESLRVQEEYRRNFLGNVAHELKTPLFTVQGYILTLLDGAIKDKSVRKRYLSRAEKGVDRLIYLVNDLDMITKLEVGDLNINYEYFDLVKLIYATFEMLEMEAAKRNITLAFDDSYAKEVMVNADQERIQQLLTNLIGNSIKYGNENGTTEVSIQDLIQNKLLIRITDNGEGIEPDHLPRLFERFYRVDKSRNRKVGGSGLGLSIVKHIIEAHEEKVYVESEFGVGSEFSFTLEKAEIIE, from the coding sequence ATGGCCTCAGATGTAAAACAGCCGTACTCGTTTGCACTTATAACGGCGGCTTATATTACGGTGCTTTTTGCACTACTTATTTTAGCTCTTGAATTTATACAAGACAGCGAGCCTGTGTGGTGGCTGGTCTTTTTGGGAATTCTAGTTTGCTATGTATTGTCATTTTTACTTATTCATTTTAGAACGCAACTGTTTATATTTAAAAAAGTAAGGGAGATTTACGACAACGTAAAGCTCTTAGAAGATGTAAGCCTCACTGCAGATAATATTACTACAGATATGGCTTCACTTTCTGAAGAAGTAGAGCGTTATGCTAAGAGTAAAAAAATAGAAATAGAATCTTTAAGAGTACAAGAAGAGTATCGTCGTAACTTTTTAGGTAATGTGGCTCACGAGTTAAAAACCCCTTTATTTACTGTACAGGGATATATACTTACGTTACTAGACGGCGCTATAAAAGATAAATCTGTTAGAAAAAGATACCTATCTCGTGCAGAAAAAGGCGTAGATCGCTTGATCTATCTCGTAAATGACCTTGATATGATTACTAAGCTTGAGGTGGGTGATCTTAATATAAACTATGAGTATTTTGATCTAGTAAAACTCATATATGCCACCTTTGAGATGCTAGAAATGGAAGCTGCAAAGCGCAATATAACCCTTGCTTTTGATGATTCTTATGCAAAGGAGGTTATGGTAAATGCAGATCAAGAGCGCATACAGCAGTTGCTCACAAACTTAATAGGTAATTCTATTAAGTATGGTAATGAAAATGGAACAACAGAGGTAAGTATACAAGATTTGATTCAAAACAAATTACTTATACGAATTACAGATAATGGAGAAGGTATTGAGCCAGATCATTTACCACGACTCTTTGAGCGATTTTATAGAGTAGATAAGTCTCGTAACCGTAAGGTAGGAGGGTCAGGTCTGGGGCTCTCTATTGTTAAACATATCATTGAGGCGCACGAGGAGAAAGTTTATGTTGAAAGCGAGTTTGGAGTGGGGTCTGAATTCTCTTTTACGCTCGAAAAGGCCGAAATTATCGAGTAA
- a CDS encoding 2Fe-2S iron-sulfur cluster-binding protein, which translates to MSVDIKITIIDREGVSHAIDAPTDMNMNLMEIVRSYELAPEGTIGVCGGMAMCASCQCYVESDHELPEMSDDEDAMLAEAFYVEDNSRLGCQLHISPEMEGLQVRLAPES; encoded by the coding sequence ATGTCAGTAGATATTAAGATAACTATAATAGACCGCGAGGGAGTTTCTCACGCGATAGACGCTCCCACAGATATGAATATGAATCTTATGGAGATTGTACGTTCATATGAGCTTGCTCCAGAAGGAACAATAGGGGTATGTGGTGGTATGGCTATGTGTGCTTCTTGCCAGTGTTATGTAGAGAGTGATCACGAGCTCCCAGAAATGAGTGATGATGAAGACGCAATGCTCGCCGAAGCTTTTTATGTAGAAGATAATAGTAGACTAGGGTGCCAGCTTCATATCTCACCAGAGATGGAAGGTTTACAGGTACGTCTTGCGCCAGAATCTTAA
- a CDS encoding DUF3078 domain-containing protein yields MKRLIVLGAAMFLAISLQAQTEEELKAQQSPKKAEIAKLQGEVDALQAQIDALPGWKYGAFGTIGGNFSKFSDWYSQGTPNVSSGNIGITGNVFANKMDEKYFWRNSLNVNLGWVKFDDEDDATDDDSFREATDVFNISSLYGYKLSEKLAVSALGEYRTTILNNFNDPGYLDLGVGATWTPITNLVVVVHPLNYNFVFSDNDAVFESSLGAKIVADYTRQIGKIAFKSNLSAFASYKSSDLSNFTWINSFNYKLFNQIGVGFEFGLRGNKQENLAFQQGLFDSQVLPVGEAPTFDNIDSQIQSYYLLGLTYAF; encoded by the coding sequence ATGAAAAGACTCATTGTATTAGGAGCTGCTATGTTCCTCGCAATCAGCTTACAAGCACAAACAGAAGAAGAGCTTAAAGCACAACAATCACCTAAAAAAGCAGAAATTGCAAAACTACAAGGAGAAGTTGATGCTCTACAAGCTCAGATAGATGCCCTACCGGGATGGAAGTATGGTGCTTTTGGAACTATAGGAGGTAATTTTTCGAAATTTAGCGATTGGTATTCTCAAGGAACACCTAACGTATCATCTGGCAACATTGGTATAACTGGAAATGTGTTTGCTAACAAAATGGATGAAAAATATTTCTGGAGAAATAGCCTTAATGTAAACTTAGGCTGGGTAAAATTTGATGATGAAGATGACGCTACAGATGACGATAGCTTTAGAGAAGCTACAGATGTTTTTAACATCTCATCACTTTACGGTTACAAACTATCAGAAAAATTAGCTGTATCTGCTCTAGGAGAGTACAGAACAACTATTTTAAACAACTTTAATGATCCTGGATACCTTGATCTAGGTGTAGGTGCCACTTGGACTCCTATTACAAACCTTGTAGTAGTTGTACACCCACTTAACTACAACTTTGTATTTTCTGATAATGATGCCGTATTTGAATCTTCTTTAGGTGCAAAAATCGTTGCAGATTACACACGTCAGATTGGAAAAATAGCTTTTAAGTCTAACTTATCTGCCTTTGCGAGCTACAAATCTTCAGACCTTTCTAACTTCACTTGGATTAACTCTTTCAACTACAAATTATTCAACCAGATAGGTGTAGGATTTGAGTTTGGTCTTAGAGGAAACAAACAAGAAAATCTTGCATTCCAACAAGGACTATTTGACTCTCAAGTACTACCTGTAGGAGAAGCGCCAACTTTTGATAACATAGATTCTCAAATACAATCGTACTACCTATTAGGTCTTACATACGCATTCTAG
- a CDS encoding LysE family translocator — protein sequence METTKLFLITYFAALAGVIPPGLINMSVAKTCVERGRNNGLLVALGASFVVVFQALIAVLLARYIFGNPYVQSMLLRTGLVIFLIMAIFFFVKAKQSKVPKVKISKNRGLKSLGKGMAISALNVLPIPYFCALGAALNVSGKVEYDVVAIVLFVVAAAVGTFSALYLYVLFFARIQNRESSFTRFSNYFMAGLMVILMLITLVRTIYFE from the coding sequence TTGGAGACAACCAAACTTTTTTTAATCACCTATTTTGCAGCGCTAGCCGGAGTGATACCACCTGGGCTAATAAATATGTCTGTTGCAAAAACGTGTGTTGAGCGTGGTCGCAATAATGGGCTGCTAGTTGCTCTTGGGGCTTCTTTTGTTGTCGTTTTTCAGGCACTTATAGCAGTATTACTTGCGCGCTATATTTTTGGAAATCCGTATGTGCAGAGTATGCTACTGCGCACAGGTCTTGTTATTTTCTTAATAATGGCCATATTTTTCTTTGTGAAAGCAAAGCAAAGCAAAGTCCCTAAGGTAAAAATTTCAAAAAACAGAGGTTTAAAAAGTCTAGGTAAAGGGATGGCAATATCTGCACTTAATGTGTTGCCTATTCCTTATTTCTGTGCGCTGGGTGCAGCGCTTAACGTAAGCGGTAAGGTAGAATATGACGTAGTAGCAATTGTGCTCTTTGTAGTTGCTGCCGCTGTAGGCACCTTTAGTGCTTTATATCTTTACGTTCTTTTCTTTGCTCGTATTCAAAATAGAGAGAGCTCTTTTACTCGCTTTTCAAATTATTTTATGGCTGGTCTTATGGTCATATTAATGTTAATCACGCTGGTGCGCACTATCTACTTCGAATGA
- a CDS encoding NifU family protein, with amino-acid sequence MSTAELTQKVEDALEEIRPFLQSDGGDISLLGIDDDRVVRVQLQGACVGCSVNQMTLKSGVEMTIKKHAPQIEQVINVVA; translated from the coding sequence ATGAGCACAGCAGAGTTAACACAAAAAGTAGAGGATGCCCTTGAGGAGATCCGTCCTTTTTTACAGAGTGATGGAGGTGATATAAGCCTTCTCGGGATAGATGATGATAGGGTGGTGCGCGTTCAGCTGCAAGGCGCTTGCGTAGGTTGCTCTGTTAATCAAATGACCTTAAAGAGTGGTGTTGAGATGACCATAAAAAAACACGCTCCGCAAATTGAGCAAGTAATAAATGTTGTTGCGTAG
- a CDS encoding NAD(P)/FAD-dependent oxidoreductase, with product MIKTDILIIGAGPTGLFTVFEAGLLKLKCHLIDALPQPGGQCAEIYPKKPIYDIPAFPEVLAGDLVDNLMKQIKPFQPGFTLGERAQTIDKQEDGSFIVTTNKGTKHHAPVVAIAGGLGSFEPRKPPISNIASYEDKGVEYIIRDPELYRDKNVVIAGGGDSALDWSIFLADVASEVTLVHRRNEFRGALDSVEKVQDLKNQGKIKLITPAEVVEVIGEGAVSGVSIKQGAEVFNKDCDHFIPLFGLAPKLGPIADWGLEIEKNAIKVDNTLDYQTNIPGIYAIGDVNTYPGKLKLILCGFHEATLMCQSAYQRIFPDKRYVMKYTTVGGVTGFDGTKKEAPKAVVKAIE from the coding sequence ATGATTAAAACAGATATTCTTATAATAGGTGCGGGGCCTACAGGTCTTTTTACCGTTTTTGAAGCAGGATTATTAAAGTTAAAGTGCCATCTTATAGATGCCCTACCACAACCGGGAGGACAGTGTGCAGAGATATATCCAAAAAAACCTATCTATGACATTCCAGCTTTTCCAGAAGTACTTGCTGGTGATCTTGTAGACAACTTGATGAAACAAATCAAGCCTTTCCAACCTGGATTTACACTTGGAGAACGTGCACAAACTATAGATAAACAAGAAGACGGTAGCTTCATAGTAACGACTAATAAAGGAACAAAACACCACGCGCCTGTGGTTGCAATTGCAGGAGGTTTAGGGAGTTTTGAGCCTCGTAAACCACCTATTTCAAATATAGCTAGCTACGAGGACAAAGGAGTAGAGTACATCATACGCGATCCAGAGTTATACCGTGATAAGAATGTGGTTATTGCTGGTGGAGGTGATAGTGCTCTTGACTGGAGTATCTTCCTTGCAGATGTGGCGAGTGAAGTGACGCTTGTACACCGTCGCAACGAGTTTAGAGGTGCGCTAGATAGCGTAGAAAAAGTACAAGACCTCAAAAATCAAGGTAAAATAAAACTTATTACACCAGCAGAAGTTGTTGAGGTGATAGGTGAGGGAGCAGTAAGTGGTGTTTCTATAAAACAAGGAGCAGAGGTGTTTAATAAAGATTGTGATCACTTTATACCGTTATTTGGACTAGCGCCTAAACTGGGGCCTATTGCAGACTGGGGCCTTGAGATAGAAAAAAATGCCATCAAGGTAGATAACACGCTCGATTACCAAACTAACATACCTGGTATTTATGCCATAGGAGATGTGAATACATACCCAGGTAAGCTTAAACTTATACTCTGTGGTTTTCACGAAGCTACGCTTATGTGCCAGAGTGCCTACCAGCGCATATTTCCAGATAAACGTTACGTAATGAAGTACACCACTGTAGGTGGTGTAACAGGTTTTGATGGTACTAAAAAGGAAGCGCCAAAAGCGGTTGTAAAAGCAATTGAGTAA
- a CDS encoding MGMT family protein — protein sequence MNYAPETENFFKKVYAVAALIPYGRVTSYGAIAKYLGAARSSRMVGWAMNGASNHPEVPAHRVVNRVGLLTGKHHFPQTNLMRQLLENEGVEVKDDKVVNFKKHFWDPVIEL from the coding sequence ATGAATTACGCTCCAGAGACCGAAAATTTTTTTAAAAAGGTGTATGCCGTAGCTGCTTTAATTCCTTACGGTAGAGTAACGAGTTATGGTGCTATTGCAAAGTATCTAGGTGCTGCTCGTAGTAGTCGTATGGTAGGTTGGGCAATGAATGGTGCTAGTAATCATCCAGAAGTGCCAGCACATAGAGTTGTAAATAGAGTAGGGCTGCTTACTGGTAAACATCATTTCCCACAAACTAACTTAATGCGGCAATTGCTTGAAAATGAAGGTGTAGAGGTTAAAGATGATAAGGTGGTTAATTTTAAAAAGCACTTTTGGGATCCTGTAATTGAACTTTAA
- the trmB gene encoding tRNA (guanosine(46)-N7)-methyltransferase TrmB has product MGSKNKLKRFRENETFSNVVQPSREELVDGTFPLKGKWNSDFFKNDNPIVVELGCGKGEYSVGLAEKYPDKNFIGIDIKGARFWRGAKTALEDNLDNVGFMRTQIELIEYAFAKAEIDEIWITFPDPQIKYKRTKHRMTNTEFLQKYKNVLKEGGCVNLKTDSEFMHGYTLGLLHGEGHEILEANHNVYKNEYSPEEVVGIQTFYEKQYLEQGKPITYIKFRVK; this is encoded by the coding sequence GTGGGAAGTAAAAATAAGCTTAAGAGATTCCGTGAGAATGAGACATTCTCAAACGTAGTACAGCCGTCTAGAGAAGAACTGGTAGATGGAACTTTTCCTCTTAAGGGTAAGTGGAATTCAGATTTTTTCAAAAACGATAACCCTATCGTCGTAGAGCTAGGCTGTGGTAAAGGTGAGTATTCTGTAGGACTTGCAGAGAAGTATCCAGATAAAAATTTTATAGGTATAGACATCAAGGGGGCTCGATTTTGGCGTGGAGCAAAAACCGCTCTAGAAGATAATCTAGACAATGTAGGTTTTATGCGCACGCAAATAGAGCTTATTGAGTACGCTTTCGCGAAAGCGGAAATAGATGAGATATGGATCACATTTCCAGATCCTCAAATCAAGTACAAGCGCACTAAGCACCGTATGACCAATACAGAGTTTCTTCAAAAATATAAGAATGTTTTGAAAGAGGGAGGTTGTGTAAATCTCAAAACAGACTCAGAGTTTATGCACGGTTACACACTGGGATTACTACACGGTGAAGGTCACGAGATTTTAGAAGCAAATCATAATGTGTATAAAAATGAATACTCGCCAGAGGAGGTTGTGGGGATTCAAACTTTTTATGAAAAACAATACCTAGAACAAGGAAAACCAATTACTTATATTAAATTTAGAGTCAAGTAA
- a CDS encoding Mrp/NBP35 family ATP-binding protein, whose translation MKLQKKDILEALKTITAPGAGENMVDSGAVTNVLTFGDEVIVDITINNPTLQARKKAEVDIMKTIHDKVFEKAQVKVNVKVTAPPKEETVEIKGKAIPGIKNIVAVASGKGGVGKSTVTSNIAVTLAKMGFKVGILDADIYGPSVPIMFDVANERPLSVNVDGKSKMKPIESYGVKVLSIGFFTKPDQAVIWRGPMAAKALNQMIFDAAWGELDFLLLDLPPGTGDIHLSIMQSLPITGAVVVSTPQNVALADAKKGVAMFKQESINVPVLGIVENMAYFTPEELPDNKYYIFGKEGAKNLAEDLGVRLLGEIPLVQSIREAGDVGRPAALQANTPTMEAFDNLTKNVVEETVRRNTDLPATEAIKITTMAGCSAVKN comes from the coding sequence ATGAAATTACAAAAGAAAGATATTCTCGAGGCTTTAAAAACTATTACTGCTCCAGGTGCTGGAGAAAATATGGTAGATAGTGGCGCAGTTACTAATGTGCTAACATTTGGCGATGAGGTAATTGTAGATATCACTATAAACAACCCAACACTACAAGCTCGTAAAAAAGCAGAGGTTGATATTATGAAAACCATACACGATAAGGTTTTTGAAAAAGCACAGGTAAAGGTTAATGTAAAAGTTACCGCTCCGCCTAAAGAAGAAACAGTTGAGATTAAAGGTAAAGCGATACCTGGTATAAAAAACATCGTTGCTGTAGCCTCTGGTAAAGGAGGAGTAGGTAAATCTACCGTAACGTCTAACATAGCAGTGACACTCGCAAAAATGGGCTTCAAGGTAGGTATACTTGATGCAGATATTTACGGGCCATCTGTGCCTATTATGTTTGACGTGGCAAATGAGAGACCACTCTCTGTAAATGTAGACGGAAAGTCTAAAATGAAACCTATAGAAAGCTACGGCGTAAAAGTACTCTCAATAGGATTTTTTACAAAGCCAGATCAAGCAGTTATATGGAGAGGACCTATGGCAGCAAAGGCACTTAACCAGATGATTTTTGACGCAGCCTGGGGTGAATTAGACTTCTTACTGCTAGATCTACCTCCAGGTACGGGAGATATACACCTAAGCATAATGCAATCTTTACCTATTACGGGTGCTGTAGTGGTGAGCACACCACAAAATGTTGCACTTGCAGATGCAAAGAAGGGTGTAGCAATGTTTAAACAAGAAAGTATAAATGTTCCTGTTTTAGGTATTGTAGAAAATATGGCTTACTTCACACCAGAAGAGTTGCCAGATAATAAATATTACATCTTTGGTAAAGAAGGGGCAAAAAACCTCGCCGAAGATTTAGGTGTACGTTTACTAGGTGAGATTCCATTAGTACAAAGTATACGTGAGGCAGGAGATGTAGGACGTCCAGCGGCATTACAGGCTAACACGCCTACTATGGAAGCTTTTGATAACTTGACAAAAAATGTTGTTGAGGAGACTGTACGTCGTAATACAGACTTACCAGCTACCGAAGCAATTAAGATTACCACAATGGCAGGATGTTCTGCCGTAAAGAATTAA
- a CDS encoding DUF5689 domain-containing protein has protein sequence MKQITLLITLFLASCTVFAQDLVITGIFDGNLTGGTPKAIEIYALNDIADLSTYGFSNSSNGNGISEVEFAFSGSATAGDYFYISTNEEDFMTFFGFTPDFTSNSANNNGDDSIALYDNVADDGSGTLQGTQIDVYGDLNTDGTGETWEYQDGWAYRVSGTGPDGTTFMVGNFTYSGTNANDDDTTQATATNPWPLGTYSTTPPACSLVLGTATATCDTETTAVDGTTVMIPYTGGGDATYTVAITSGGGIVGGDDPTTTANGTITLTDVSEDTTITLEVTSTDCMLSIDVTTPACEPATEVADIAALRAGTVGEEYTLTGEAILTFQQDFRNQKFIEDATGAILIDDSAGTITTAYNVGDGITSITGVLGDFNGMTQFIPSVDPGTATSTGNTITAQEVTVTELAANPNDYESEYVRITGLTIDNSANASWVNGQEYPMTNTDGSYVFRTTFFDVDYIGEVVPTDEANISGIINERNNGEFFITARDAADIEADAVEATEVATLADLRAGTEGTLYTLTGEAILTFQQDFRNQKFIEDDTAAILIDDSAGTITTVYNVGDGILGLTGTLSSFQGMLQFVPSEDPGDAFSTGNTITAQMVTVTELAANPNDYEAEYVTLTEATIDTATNTDWVTGTEYGLTTPEGAYTFRTTFFDADYIGTAVPTEAQNISGIITERNDGDYFITARDVTDFEEFLSLGETTAIAIAMFPNPASDQITISTGINTAMNVSIFEITGKKVIETTTANPIDVSALAPGVYVVQVAGATSSTTAKLIIK, from the coding sequence ATGAAACAAATTACTCTTTTAATTACCTTATTTCTAGCATCGTGCACTGTTTTTGCACAAGACCTAGTGATTACAGGTATCTTTGATGGAAACCTTACAGGAGGTACTCCAAAAGCAATAGAAATTTATGCACTTAATGATATTGCAGACTTAAGCACATACGGTTTTAGCAACTCAAGTAACGGAAACGGCATTTCTGAAGTGGAGTTTGCCTTTTCTGGTTCTGCTACCGCTGGAGATTACTTTTACATCTCTACAAATGAAGAAGATTTTATGACCTTTTTTGGGTTTACTCCAGACTTTACCTCAAATAGTGCAAATAACAATGGAGATGATTCTATAGCTCTTTATGATAACGTGGCAGACGACGGTTCTGGAACACTTCAAGGAACACAAATAGATGTCTATGGAGATCTAAATACAGATGGCACAGGTGAAACTTGGGAATATCAAGACGGATGGGCTTATCGTGTAAGCGGTACTGGACCTGACGGCACTACATTTATGGTAGGCAACTTTACATACAGCGGGACTAATGCAAATGATGATGACACTACTCAGGCAACTGCAACAAATCCGTGGCCTCTAGGCACCTACTCTACCACGCCACCAGCTTGCTCTCTAGTTCTTGGCACGGCTACAGCGACTTGTGATACCGAGACCACAGCTGTAGATGGTACAACAGTTATGATACCTTATACTGGAGGTGGAGACGCTACTTATACTGTAGCAATTACAAGCGGTGGAGGTATTGTAGGAGGAGATGACCCTACGACTACAGCAAACGGAACCATTACACTTACAGACGTATCTGAAGACACAACTATAACACTAGAAGTAACAAGTACAGACTGTATGCTCTCTATAGATGTTACAACACCAGCTTGTGAGCCAGCTACAGAAGTGGCAGACATCGCAGCCCTAAGAGCAGGAACAGTAGGTGAAGAATACACCCTTACTGGAGAAGCAATACTCACTTTCCAACAAGATTTTAGAAATCAAAAATTTATTGAGGATGCCACAGGTGCTATTCTAATAGATGACAGCGCAGGGACTATCACTACTGCATATAACGTGGGTGATGGTATTACTAGTATAACAGGAGTACTAGGAGACTTTAACGGGATGACACAATTTATACCAAGTGTGGATCCAGGTACCGCAACTTCTACAGGAAACACTATTACGGCACAAGAGGTAACAGTAACAGAACTAGCCGCAAATCCTAATGATTATGAGTCTGAGTATGTAAGAATCACTGGTCTTACTATAGACAACTCTGCGAATGCATCTTGGGTAAATGGTCAAGAGTACCCAATGACTAATACAGATGGATCTTATGTTTTTAGAACTACATTTTTTGATGTAGACTATATAGGTGAAGTAGTACCAACTGATGAGGCAAATATTTCTGGTATTATTAATGAGCGTAATAACGGAGAGTTCTTCATCACAGCTCGTGATGCTGCAGATATTGAAGCAGATGCTGTAGAGGCAACAGAAGTTGCAACACTAGCAGATCTTAGAGCGGGTACAGAAGGAACACTCTACACACTTACTGGTGAAGCAATACTCACTTTCCAACAAGATTTTAGAAATCAAAAATTTATTGAAGATGATACAGCTGCCATCTTAATAGATGACAGCGCAGGAACTATCACTACTGTATATAACGTAGGTGACGGTATCCTAGGCCTTACAGGTACGTTAAGCTCTTTTCAAGGAATGCTACAATTTGTTCCTAGTGAAGATCCTGGAGATGCATTTTCTACCGGAAACACAATTACTGCACAAATGGTAACAGTGACAGAACTCGCTGCAAATCCTAATGATTATGAGGCAGAGTATGTAACTCTAACAGAAGCTACAATAGACACTGCAACAAATACAGACTGGGTAACTGGTACAGAATACGGACTTACTACTCCAGAAGGTGCATACACTTTTAGAACAACATTCTTTGATGCAGATTATATAGGTACCGCAGTACCTACAGAGGCTCAAAACATATCTGGTATCATCACAGAACGCAATGATGGAGATTACTTTATCACCGCTCGTGATGTAACAGATTTTGAAGAGTTTTTAAGCTTAGGAGAAACTACAGCTATAGCGATAGCGATGTTTCCTAACCCTGCAAGTGATCAAATCACGATAAGTACTGGGATTAATACAGCAATGAATGTGTCTATTTTTGAGATTACAGGTAAGAAAGTAATTGAGACAACTACTGCAAACCCTATAGATGTAAGTGCACTTGCCCCTGGAGTATATGTAGTACAAGTAGCAGGTGCTACAAGCTCAACTACAGCAAAGCTTATAATTAAATAA
- a CDS encoding response regulator transcription factor, whose protein sequence is MKKKDLKILLVDDEPDILEIVGYNLSNEGYQVITGTNGLEAVKLAKKHQPHLIILDVMMPEMDGIEACEVIRSNKDLEQTIITFFTARGEDYSQVAGFDAGADDYITKPIKPKVLLSKVKALLRRFKNEDAPSQITKVGKLIINREEYKVFKGKQELSLPRKEFELLSLLTSKPGKVFTREDILDKVWGLEVVVGGRTIDVHIRKLREKIGDESFKTVKGVGYKFVI, encoded by the coding sequence ATGAAAAAAAAGGACCTTAAAATTTTACTAGTAGACGATGAGCCAGACATCTTAGAAATCGTTGGGTATAATTTGTCAAATGAAGGATATCAAGTAATTACTGGGACTAATGGTCTAGAGGCTGTAAAGCTTGCAAAAAAACACCAGCCGCATCTTATCATACTAGATGTAATGATGCCAGAGATGGATGGTATAGAGGCTTGTGAAGTAATACGTTCTAACAAAGATCTTGAACAAACCATCATTACCTTCTTTACTGCAAGAGGAGAAGATTACTCTCAAGTAGCAGGTTTTGACGCAGGTGCAGATGATTATATAACAAAGCCTATAAAGCCTAAGGTGCTTTTAAGCAAGGTAAAGGCTTTACTGCGCAGATTTAAAAATGAAGACGCTCCTTCACAAATAACTAAGGTGGGTAAACTCATTATTAACCGAGAAGAGTATAAAGTTTTTAAGGGTAAGCAAGAACTCTCGTTACCGCGAAAAGAATTTGAACTACTATCACTACTTACTTCAAAACCTGGAAAAGTATTTACCAGAGAAGATATACTTGATAAGGTATGGGGACTTGAAGTTGTAGTAGGTGGACGTACGATAGATGTACATATACGTAAGCTTAGGGAAAAAATAGGTGATGAGTCATTTAAAACTGTAAAAGGTGTAGGTTATAAATTTGTGATCTAA